In the genome of Chryseobacterium sp. 52, the window ACTGCGATTTCTGAGCCTGCAGTAGTTGTTGCTCCTGTTAAAACAGATGCCATTCTTGGGAAATATCTCGTTGGAGAAGTTACAGGAGTCCATGATCTGAAAGTGGGTCCTGAAGCTTTCGTTACGCTGGCTGCAGAACTGGCTCCTGTCTGAGATGATGAAGCATTATCCATCTGTTCCCAGATATATGTTAACGAATCTCCGTTAGCATCTGTTCCTGTTCCTGTCAGCATGAATGGTGTGCCTTTCGGAATCGTATAATCAAGACCGGCATTGGCAGTAGGGATAGAATTGCCTGTGGATGTGCTTACCGGACATGTTTTAGCTTTAATATTATTGGTGATCTGCTGGATGCTTACTGCATGGAAGAATGCATCTGAGTGCGGCTGAACATCCTGAGCGGTAATTCCTGCGTATCCCATGATGGTAGATCCGGAACCCGGTTCCATATTGACCCCTGTTCCTTCATTGCCATGAGAGAAGGTGTGGTTTCCTCCAAACTGATGTCCCATTTCGTGGGCTACATAATCAATGTCGAAATTATCTCCAGAAGGAATAGCATCTGCCGGAGAGGTATATCCGCTTCCTTTTGAACCGTTGGTACAGATACAGCCAATACAGCCTGCATTTCCTCCGCCTCCTGAAGCTCCGAATAAATGTCCGATGTCATAATTAGCTTCTCCGATTACTGAAGTCAGGGTGCTTTGAAGCTGAGAGTTCCAGCTGCTCATTCCTGAAGCTGCTGCATATGGATCCGTAGAAGCATTCGTGTAAATTACAGCATCATTATTAGCGATTAAAACCATTCTTGCAGCAAAGTCTTTTTCAAAAACACCGTTTACGCGGGTCATGGTATTATTCATAGCAGCAAGGGCATTTGCCTTAGTTCCTCCAAAATATACAGTGTATTCTCCTGTTGTGGAAAGCGCCAGTCTGAAGGTTCTCAGTTTGGCATCATCAGCATTAGGCCTTGCGGCAATATTGGTATTGGATACTCCTTTTTGTGCTACATCAATAACGGTACATTCAAATTTGTTAAGATCATCTTTCTTGTCAGATTTTCTGTATACTACGTAAGAAGAAAGGTCTTTGGTGTAGGGTTCGATGAAAACGGCAGATTTATCACCGTAAATCTCCATAGAGGATAAACCAAGAGGGGAGATGCTGAAATAAACTGTTGAATTGGGATCGTTCAGGCCTTCGCCTACATAAGATTTGATATCCGGATATTTCGCAGCAAGCTGAGGATCAAAGTTTGAATTTTCTCTCACTTTAAAGTTTTCCATCTTTCTTTCAGAATTAGGAAAAGAAATGATGATTTCTGATTTTTCTCCCGGAGCGAGTCTTTTGGGAGCTTTTGCAAGGGCGTTCTTTAATCCCGTGAAATCCAAGCTGTAGATTTTCGGATTATTGATTTGAGTTTTGTTTTCAAAAATGTCCGAAGGTGCTTTTTTTGAACCTTCACTCCAGAGACGGTCAGTCTGCGCGAAAGAAATGCCCGTTATGAGAAGCATTCCAATCATGGATAATTGTTTTTTCATATTAATTATTTGTTTTGATTGTGGAATATCAAAGCTAATAAAAATTATATTACGAAAAACAAAATTATTTAAGAAAAATTTAGAGTATTGGTTTAATATATTATGCAATACATTGAATTTAGTTTAAATTCTATTATCTCATAAAAAGAAAATAGCATACGCAAAATACGTATGCTATTCAGTTATTTATAGAATAATTCTCTATTACATTTTATCGTCAGCAGTAGGTCCGTAAAGTCCGGGAACCTTATTTCCTGTTGCTCTTAAATAAACGACCAACTCACCTCTGTGATGATACAGGTGATTGTACAGAAACCCTCTGATTACCTGTATTCTTTGAGCAGGAGGGAAAATGACGTTTCCGTTCATTTCCATTTTCCACTCATTAAAATAGGTGGTTTCGTCAGAGTTTTCTAAAGCTTTCTGAGCATTAGCTACATTTTCTTCAAATTTTGCGACAATATTCTCAGCTTTAGAAATATCTCCCTTTTCATATTGATAACTTCCCATATCGAAAATATCCTTGTTGAAGGTAGATTCATACCAGTTGTAGACTTCAGCAATGTGAGAAGCCAGCTGTCCGGTTGTCCAGTTTTTTTCAGACGGTTTCCAGTCTAAGGCACTGTCCGGAATTGCTTTCAAAATTTTTCTGGTGTTTTCAGCTTCATGCAGAAATTCACCTAATAGGGCTTGTTTGATCATTTGTGTTGTTTTGTAAAAATTATTTTGTGATATCTCTACCGATTACCATTCTCTGGATCTCGGAAGTTCCTTCACCAATGGTACATAATTTAGAATCTCTGTAGAATTTCTCAGCGGGGAAGTCTTTTGTATATCCATAACCTCCGAAGATCTGAACAGCATTATTAGAAATTCTTACACATGCTTCAGAAGCATATAGTTTTGCCATTGCCCCTTCTTTGGTCATTTTCTGCTTAGCATTTTTCAATGTTGAAGCTCTTTGGATCAAAAGTTCTGCAGCATCAATTTCTGTAGCCATATCAGCAAGCATAAAGTTGATCGCCTGGAATTCAGCAATTGCTTTTCCGAACTGATGTCTTTCTTTAGCATATTTTAAAGCCGCTTTATAAGCACCTCTTGCAGTTCCTAAACTTAAAGCTGCGATAGAAATTCTTCCGCCATCTAAAATTTTCATGGCCTGCTTGAATCCTTCTCCAACTTCTCCTAAACGGTGTGAATCCGGTACACGAACGCTGTCAAAAATAAGCTCAGCTGTTTCAGAAGCACGCATTCCTAATTTATTTTCTTTTTTTCCTGATGTAAAGCCCGGCATTCCTTTTTCTAAAACAAAGGCCGTAGAGTTATTTTTAGCTCCAATTTCCCCTGTTCTGGTCATTACTACAGCAATATCTCCTGAAATAGCGTGTGTAATAAAGTTTTTAGCGCCGCTGATGATCCACTCATCACCATCTTTTACAGCTGTGGTAGACATACCTCCTGAATCAGAACCTGTATTGTGTTCTGTAAGTCCCCATGCTCCGATTACTTTTCCGGAAGCAAGCTGTGGAAGCCACTTATTTCTCTGCTCTTCATTTCCGAACTCATAAATATGATTGGTACAAAGTGAATTGTGTGCCGCTACAGAAAGACCGATTGACGGGTCTACCTGAGAGATCTCATCCAGAATGGTAACATATTCATGATAACCCAGACCAGAACCTCCGTACTGCTCAGGAACTACGATTCCCATAAATCCCATTTCTCCTAACTGGTGAAATAAGTCTTTTGGAAATGTCTGGCTCTCGTCCCACTCCATAATATTCGGTCTGATATTTTTCTCAGCAAATTCTCTTGCTGTTTCTGCTATCATTTTAATGTTGTCAATAGTCTCTGTGTTCATATAGATAAAATAGTTAGTTCCCAAAGATAATTAAATTGACGGAAAGCAAAAAATAATTATTTAGCTCATAGGATCATATACGCAATATTTTAATAATCAATTTTTTATATTTTATTAATTAATGATTTTTTAATATTTTTTTCAGAACTTTAAGTGTTTTAATTTACTATTT includes:
- a CDS encoding reprolysin-like metallopeptidase yields the protein MKKQLSMIGMLLITGISFAQTDRLWSEGSKKAPSDIFENKTQINNPKIYSLDFTGLKNALAKAPKRLAPGEKSEIIISFPNSERKMENFKVRENSNFDPQLAAKYPDIKSYVGEGLNDPNSTVYFSISPLGLSSMEIYGDKSAVFIEPYTKDLSSYVVYRKSDKKDDLNKFECTVIDVAQKGVSNTNIAARPNADDAKLRTFRLALSTTGEYTVYFGGTKANALAAMNNTMTRVNGVFEKDFAARMVLIANNDAVIYTNASTDPYAAASGMSSWNSQLQSTLTSVIGEANYDIGHLFGASGGGGNAGCIGCICTNGSKGSGYTSPADAIPSGDNFDIDYVAHEMGHQFGGNHTFSHGNEGTGVNMEPGSGSTIMGYAGITAQDVQPHSDAFFHAVSIQQITNNIKAKTCPVSTSTGNSIPTANAGLDYTIPKGTPFMLTGTGTDANGDSLTYIWEQMDNASSSQTGASSAASVTKASGPTFRSWTPVTSPTRYFPRMASVLTGATTTAGSEIAVEALSNVARSLNFRFTVRDNRAGGSGNNSDDALITVNATAGPFSVSSQNSATSYTGGSSQTITWNVAGTTANNVNAANVDILWSTDSGNTWTTLLAGTPNDGSQAVTIPNSSTTTGRIMVKGSNHIFFDVNNANITVNAGSGTDTVAPTAPTLAASGTTATTTNLSWSGATDNVAVTGYDVYMNGTVIGNTASSTYTVTSLTPATTYSFTVKSKDAAGNISPSSNTVSVTTLTGGTVTYCSSSASNTADERIGNVKFGTINNTSTGTAGYENFTSVSTNVTRGSAYTVSVTPTWTSTVYSEAYAVYIDYNGDGDFTDSGELAWSKAGSTTTPVTGSITIPATATIGSTRMRVMMKYSSVPTSSCEAFTYGQVEDYTLNIVSSGRGELLDTKDLITDIRLYPNPVKDILNVSNTTTEDYKIFDMGGKLINSGKLERGSVNVSGLIKGAYMIQIGETAKRFIKN
- a CDS encoding acyl-CoA dehydrogenase family protein, which gives rise to MNTETIDNIKMIAETAREFAEKNIRPNIMEWDESQTFPKDLFHQLGEMGFMGIVVPEQYGGSGLGYHEYVTILDEISQVDPSIGLSVAAHNSLCTNHIYEFGNEEQRNKWLPQLASGKVIGAWGLTEHNTGSDSGGMSTTAVKDGDEWIISGAKNFITHAISGDIAVVMTRTGEIGAKNNSTAFVLEKGMPGFTSGKKENKLGMRASETAELIFDSVRVPDSHRLGEVGEGFKQAMKILDGGRISIAALSLGTARGAYKAALKYAKERHQFGKAIAEFQAINFMLADMATEIDAAELLIQRASTLKNAKQKMTKEGAMAKLYASEACVRISNNAVQIFGGYGYTKDFPAEKFYRDSKLCTIGEGTSEIQRMVIGRDITK
- a CDS encoding DinB family protein; the encoded protein is MIKQALLGEFLHEAENTRKILKAIPDSALDWKPSEKNWTTGQLASHIAEVYNWYESTFNKDIFDMGSYQYEKGDISKAENIVAKFEENVANAQKALENSDETTYFNEWKMEMNGNVIFPPAQRIQVIRGFLYNHLYHHRGELVVYLRATGNKVPGLYGPTADDKM